A part of Pseudomonadota bacterium genomic DNA contains:
- a CDS encoding Crp/Fnr family transcriptional regulator: protein MLITPKKERPVVTPLTCAICKERERTVCAAVPTANLSGLEGCRLGDRNFSAGDILFEQGQTADNLYIIKKGWAILYTLTHHGERQILNFALPGGMLGFHPDLETPIPYSLQALTPLTVCVFPQKNLLEFFRQSPDAALRMAAITVSEAEFAFQHLTNVGRHSAREAVANLLLELCMRVKERIPATGDTIELPLRQEHLADALGLTIAHVNRTLRKLRENGALLFQNQVLCILNKDLLIQEAGADPVEMLIKIRDGHQRRQERLKKALMGK from the coding sequence ATGCTGATTACTCCAAAAAAAGAGCGTCCCGTCGTTACCCCTCTCACTTGCGCCATCTGCAAGGAGAGAGAACGAACGGTCTGCGCGGCGGTGCCCACGGCAAACCTATCCGGGCTGGAGGGCTGCCGCCTCGGCGATCGCAACTTCAGCGCCGGAGACATCCTTTTCGAGCAGGGTCAAACCGCCGACAATCTCTATATCATCAAGAAGGGATGGGCGATCCTATATACCCTCACCCATCACGGGGAGCGCCAAATTCTGAATTTTGCCCTGCCCGGCGGAATGCTTGGCTTCCATCCCGATCTCGAGACCCCGATACCATACTCTCTGCAAGCCTTGACCCCGCTCACGGTTTGCGTCTTTCCGCAGAAAAATCTTCTCGAGTTTTTCCGCCAATCCCCGGACGCGGCCTTGCGTATGGCGGCCATCACGGTTAGCGAGGCGGAGTTCGCGTTTCAGCACTTGACGAATGTGGGCCGCCATTCGGCGCGCGAGGCCGTCGCCAATCTTTTGCTAGAGCTTTGCATGCGGGTGAAGGAGCGGATACCGGCGACGGGCGATACGATCGAGCTTCCGCTACGCCAGGAACACCTTGCGGACGCCCTCGGCCTCACCATCGCCCATGTGAACCGCACGCTGCGAAAACTCCGGGAAAACGGCGCGCTCTTGTTTCAGAATCAGGTCCTATGCATCCTCAACAAAGACCTTCTTATCCAGGAGGCAGGCGCCGATCCGGTAGAAATGCTGATAAAAATCCGGGATGGCCACCAGCGCCGCCAGGAAAGATTGAAAAAGGCGTTGATGGGGAAATAA
- a CDS encoding YajQ family cyclic di-GMP-binding protein: protein MPSFDIVSRTDLAEVDNAIQSAMREIGTRYDFKGSQCSIERSEAALTIKADDDFKLKQVQELLRGHLAKRKVDTGALDFAKPEKASGNTLRQVITIKQGIARDLAQEVVKGIKDAKLKVQVAIQGDELRVSGKKRDDLQEAIARIKGLKIVQPLQYVNFRD, encoded by the coding sequence ATGCCTTCCTTCGATATCGTTTCGCGCACCGACCTTGCCGAGGTTGACAACGCCATTCAAAGCGCCATGCGCGAGATCGGGACGCGCTACGACTTCAAGGGCAGCCAATGCTCGATCGAACGGTCCGAGGCAGCCCTGACGATCAAGGCGGATGACGATTTCAAACTGAAGCAGGTGCAGGAGCTTTTGCGCGGCCACCTCGCAAAACGCAAGGTGGACACTGGCGCCCTCGATTTTGCCAAGCCCGAGAAGGCTTCCGGCAATACGCTGCGCCAGGTAATCACCATCAAGCAGGGCATCGCCCGCGACCTTGCCCAGGAGGTCGTGAAGGGGATCAAGGACGCAAAGCTTAAGGTGCAGGTCGCCATCCAGGGGGACGAGCTGCGCGTCTCGGGCAAGAAGCGAGACGACCTGCAGGAAGCTATCGCGCGGATCAAGGGGCTTAAGATCGTCCAGCCCCTTCAATACGTGAATTTCCGGGACTAA
- a CDS encoding ABC-F family ATP-binding cassette domain-containing protein — MLVLNNLTVRLGGHLILDHASASLPPKSRIGLIGRNGAGKSTLLKLIAGLTEADDGAVEAPRETRIGYVAQEAPAGTATPFDTVLAADTERARLLLEVEQTPDPHRMGELHERLNAIAAHRAPARAARILAGLGFDEDAQHRPLDSFSGGWRMRVALAALLFSEPDLLLLDEPSNHLDLEAEIWLESFLKTYRSTLIVVSHERDLLNSVVDHILHLEGGKITLYPGGYDAFERLRRGRQAQAEALRTQQEAKRKKLQAYVDRWRYKAHTARQAQSRLKALSRMEPIAESAEDASLVFGFPSPKEMRPPLVALDDAAVGYVAGAPILSHVKLRIDPDDRIALVGRNGNGKTTLARLLAGQLKPMAGGMTASGKLRVGYFAQHQIEELSPEETPLQHMTRWLPTAGTGEVRAQLGRFGFSGDKVHVEVRRLSGGERARLALALITREAPHILILDEPTNHLDVDAREALVQALNEYSGAVVVVSHDRHLLELVADRLMLVADGTVKEFDGSLDDYRDLVLGRGADKAENSKKPAERSSRRDERRMAAKARERNQALRQAAKQAEAEMKQLSRRRAEIDRTLFVLQDEAGVPKGVSVSELMKTRAEVERDLAAAEERWLRASEALEQANLESRSAS; from the coding sequence ATGCTCGTTCTTAATAACCTCACCGTGCGTCTGGGTGGCCATCTCATCCTGGATCATGCGTCCGCCTCGTTGCCGCCGAAAAGCCGCATTGGGCTGATCGGTCGCAACGGTGCGGGAAAATCGACGCTGCTCAAGCTCATCGCCGGCCTCACCGAGGCCGACGACGGCGCCGTTGAGGCGCCGCGCGAAACGCGAATCGGCTATGTTGCCCAGGAAGCCCCGGCCGGCACGGCGACACCGTTCGATACCGTGCTCGCGGCGGATACCGAGCGCGCGCGCCTGCTGCTTGAAGTCGAGCAAACACCGGATCCCCACCGCATGGGCGAACTCCATGAACGGCTCAATGCCATTGCCGCCCATCGCGCGCCGGCGCGGGCGGCCCGCATCCTTGCCGGTCTCGGCTTCGACGAAGACGCGCAACACCGGCCCCTCGATTCTTTCTCCGGCGGTTGGCGCATGCGCGTGGCGCTTGCCGCTCTGCTATTCTCCGAGCCCGATCTCTTGCTGCTCGACGAGCCGTCGAACCACCTCGATCTCGAGGCGGAGATCTGGCTCGAGTCTTTCCTGAAGACGTACCGTTCCACCTTGATCGTCGTGAGCCACGAGCGCGACCTGTTGAACAGCGTGGTTGATCACATTCTCCATCTGGAGGGCGGCAAGATTACGCTCTATCCGGGCGGCTACGACGCGTTCGAGCGGCTTAGGCGCGGCCGCCAGGCCCAGGCCGAGGCGCTGCGCACCCAACAGGAAGCAAAGCGCAAAAAGCTGCAAGCCTATGTCGACCGCTGGCGCTACAAGGCGCATACCGCGCGCCAGGCCCAGAGTCGCCTGAAGGCCCTTTCCCGTATGGAGCCGATCGCCGAGAGCGCCGAAGACGCCTCGCTCGTCTTCGGGTTTCCTAGCCCAAAGGAAATGCGGCCCCCGCTCGTTGCGTTGGATGATGCCGCGGTCGGCTATGTTGCCGGCGCGCCCATTCTGTCACATGTGAAGCTGCGCATAGATCCGGACGACCGCATCGCGCTGGTAGGCCGCAACGGCAATGGCAAAACCACGTTAGCGCGTCTGCTGGCCGGTCAGCTGAAGCCGATGGCGGGAGGCATGACGGCCAGCGGTAAATTACGGGTCGGCTATTTTGCTCAACACCAGATCGAGGAACTGTCGCCCGAGGAAACGCCGCTGCAGCACATGACACGCTGGCTGCCGACGGCCGGGACCGGCGAGGTGCGCGCCCAGCTCGGCCGTTTCGGATTTTCGGGTGACAAGGTACATGTGGAGGTGCGCCGGCTTTCAGGCGGCGAGCGCGCGAGGCTTGCCCTGGCGCTAATCACTCGGGAAGCGCCGCACATACTGATTCTGGACGAGCCGACCAACCATCTAGACGTCGATGCGCGCGAAGCGCTGGTCCAGGCCTTGAACGAATACAGCGGCGCGGTTGTCGTGGTCAGCCACGACCGGCATCTGCTGGAACTTGTGGCCGATCGTCTTATGCTGGTTGCCGACGGCACGGTGAAGGAATTCGATGGCAGTCTCGACGACTACCGTGACCTGGTGCTTGGCCGTGGCGCGGACAAGGCAGAAAACAGTAAAAAACCGGCCGAACGTTCCAGTCGAAGGGACGAACGGCGCATGGCAGCCAAGGCACGCGAGCGCAACCAGGCTCTGCGCCAGGCGGCCAAGCAGGCCGAGGCCGAAATGAAGCAACTCTCGCGCCGACGCGCCGAGATTGACCGGACGTTGTTCGTTTTGCAAGACGAGGCGGGTGTGCCGAAGGGCGTTTCCGTGAGCGAGCTTATGAAGACGCGCGCCGAGGTTGAGCGTGACCTTGCCGCCGCCGAAGAGCGTTGGCTGCGCGCAAGCGAAGCCCTTGAACAGGCCAACCTCGAGAGCCGGTCAGCTTCCTAA
- a CDS encoding porin, with product MHRSRFLAKTTALSVAGVLAALPAFAQTGQQQQIEQLMQQLEIQKKMMENISRELEQVRAEQAKQTKPTAPGGDVEVTTKGGIGVQSKDGNFSFKINGRVQTDYTSYTQDKTELGDGTEFRRVYLSGAGALWDWGYKIEADFANDGVALQDVYLAYRGLKPVTLTVGHFKQPFSLDQLTSDTNVAFMERALPDIFAPGRLISVGANTNGGNWTLAATGGSGSASNDVANEGDEGYALTARATFAPVHEATEVIHLGGAVTWKNPQDEAIRIRQRPESHLTATRFVDTGTIPGKVDDVLTYGAELATVYGPLSLQGEYMGSSVSRAALSTLDFKGWYALVSVFLTGESRKYEANKGIFGRVVPTRSLEDGGFGAWEIALRYSAIDLTDKDVTGGGEKNITLGLNWYANAYVRFLANYIWVNTDNQATGSSGPLLPGETFRGDDDPRIFMLRAQVDF from the coding sequence ATGCACCGCTCGCGTTTTCTGGCCAAGACGACGGCCCTATCCGTTGCCGGCGTGCTTGCGGCGCTGCCGGCCTTTGCCCAGACCGGCCAACAGCAGCAGATCGAGCAGCTCATGCAGCAGCTTGAGATCCAGAAGAAGATGATGGAGAACATCAGCCGGGAACTTGAGCAGGTCCGGGCGGAGCAGGCGAAGCAGACGAAACCGACCGCGCCCGGCGGCGACGTCGAGGTGACGACCAAGGGCGGCATCGGCGTTCAGTCGAAAGACGGTAATTTTTCCTTCAAGATCAACGGCCGCGTCCAGACCGACTACACCTCCTATACCCAGGACAAGACCGAACTCGGCGACGGGACGGAGTTTCGCCGCGTCTACCTTTCGGGGGCGGGGGCGCTGTGGGACTGGGGGTATAAGATCGAAGCCGATTTCGCAAACGACGGGGTGGCGCTTCAGGACGTTTACCTGGCCTATCGCGGGCTCAAGCCCGTCACCTTGACCGTCGGGCACTTCAAGCAGCCCTTCAGCCTCGATCAGCTGACGAGCGACACCAACGTTGCCTTCATGGAGCGCGCGCTCCCCGACATCTTCGCCCCCGGGCGGCTGATCAGCGTCGGCGCCAACACCAACGGCGGCAATTGGACCCTGGCGGCGACGGGGGGCAGCGGCAGCGCCTCCAACGACGTCGCCAACGAAGGCGACGAAGGCTATGCGCTGACCGCCCGGGCGACCTTTGCGCCGGTGCACGAGGCCACCGAGGTTATCCACCTGGGCGGTGCCGTCACCTGGAAGAACCCGCAAGACGAAGCCATTCGCATTCGCCAACGCCCGGAATCCCATCTGACGGCCACCCGCTTCGTCGACACCGGCACGATTCCGGGCAAGGTGGACGACGTGCTGACCTACGGCGCGGAACTGGCCACCGTTTACGGTCCCCTCTCGCTCCAGGGCGAATACATGGGCTCCTCGGTGAGCCGGGCGGCCCTTTCCACCCTCGACTTCAAGGGATGGTACGCCCTGGTCAGCGTCTTCCTGACCGGCGAATCCCGGAAGTACGAGGCGAACAAAGGCATTTTCGGCCGGGTGGTTCCGACGCGTTCCCTGGAGGACGGCGGCTTCGGCGCCTGGGAGATCGCGCTGCGTTACAGCGCGATCGATCTTACGGACAAGGATGTCACCGGCGGCGGCGAGAAGAACATCACTTTGGGCCTTAACTGGTACGCCAACGCGTACGTCCGCTTCCTGGCGAACTACATCTGGGTCAACACCGATAACCAGGCGACCGGCAGTTCAGGCCCCTTGCTTCCCGGCGAGACCTTCCGCGGCGACGACGACCCGCGGATCTTCATGCTCCGCGCCCAGGTGGATTTCTAA
- a CDS encoding extracellular solute-binding protein, translating into MNVTRPLRNAVFGILFLLSGALAFPAGSQETYITVASTTSTEASGLYEHILPKFKEATGINVRVVAVGTGQAIAIAEKGDADVLFVHDKPSEIAFLKKGEGIDRYDVMYNDFVVVGPKTDPARIGGMKDVVAAFAKIAGAKAPFVSRGDDSGTHKSELRHWNAAAINAKKASGSWYREVGSGMGATLNTAASMDAYTLADRGTWLSFENRQNLVILVEGDPRLFNQYGIALVNPAKHPHVKFAEGQAFIDWVLSKDGQRTIANYKIGGEQLFFPNATGTGTWLEILSKEK; encoded by the coding sequence ATGAACGTGACGCGCCCGCTCAGAAACGCCGTTTTCGGGATCCTTTTCCTGCTTAGTGGGGCCCTTGCCTTCCCGGCGGGAAGTCAAGAAACCTATATTACCGTCGCCTCAACGACATCGACGGAGGCTTCGGGGCTTTACGAGCACATTCTTCCAAAATTCAAGGAGGCGACCGGAATCAATGTGCGCGTCGTCGCCGTCGGCACCGGCCAGGCTATTGCCATTGCCGAAAAGGGGGACGCCGATGTGCTTTTCGTTCACGACAAGCCGTCCGAGATCGCCTTTTTGAAGAAGGGCGAAGGGATTGATCGTTACGATGTCATGTACAACGACTTTGTCGTCGTTGGCCCCAAGACCGATCCCGCCAGGATTGGGGGCATGAAAGACGTTGTCGCCGCCTTTGCCAAGATTGCCGGGGCGAAGGCGCCCTTTGTCTCGCGGGGAGACGATTCGGGCACCCACAAATCCGAACTGCGCCACTGGAATGCCGCCGCTATTAACGCGAAGAAGGCCTCCGGCAGTTGGTACCGCGAGGTGGGCTCCGGCATGGGGGCGACGCTAAACACGGCCGCCAGCATGGACGCCTACACGCTGGCGGATCGGGGCACATGGCTCAGCTTCGAGAACCGTCAGAATCTCGTTATTCTCGTCGAAGGGGATCCGCGGCTCTTCAATCAGTATGGGATTGCCCTCGTGAATCCGGCGAAGCACCCGCATGTGAAATTCGCAGAAGGCCAGGCCTTTATCGACTGGGTTCTCTCAAAGGACGGACAACGGACTATCGCGAACTACAAGATCGGCGGCGAACAACTCTTTTTTCCGAACGCAACCGGAACCGGCACCTGGCTGGAAATTTTGTCGAAAGAAAAATAG